In Vigna unguiculata cultivar IT97K-499-35 chromosome 3, ASM411807v1, whole genome shotgun sequence, a single genomic region encodes these proteins:
- the LOC114175359 gene encoding probable pectate lyase 16 has translation MVFFFISHLSFAIPSKINGLKMNAIDRCWRPNSEWMRHRSQLATCSVGYAGKMINNIGSDLIYYKVTDSSDDPINPKPNTLRYGTSIIQGKVWITFQKNMIITLEKPLLISSFTTIDGRGVNVHIANNACLMIFKATNIIIHNIRVHHCKPQAPGIVMGPKGKVIPLGHVDGDAIRLVTASKIWIDHNTLYDCQDGLLDVTRGSTDVTISNNWFKNQDKVMLLGHDDGYVRDKNMKVTVVYNHFGPKCNQRMPRIRHGYAHVANNLYQGWLQYAIGGSMEPSLKSEANLFVAPKIGNKEVTWRKSNDTNGDRWDFHSVRDMFENGASFTVTKGGSMQKPNYSKEQIFKVVDAKFVRSLTRSSGVLRLNKNYIY, from the exons atggttttcttttttatttcacacCTTAGTTTTGCTATACCATCTAAGATAAACGGTTTGAAAATGAATGCTATTGATCGATGTTGGAGACCAAACTCTGAATGGATGAGACATCGTTCTCAATTGGCCACATGTTCTGTGGGCTATGCTGGCAAGATGATAAATAACATCGGTTCTGAccttatttattataaagttACTGACTCTAGTGATGATCCTATAAACCCAAAGCCCAACACCTTGAGATATGGAACTTCTATTATTCAAGGTAAAGTGTGGATCACATTTCAAAAGAACATGATTATCACATTAGAGAAACCTCTTCTCATTAGCAGTTTTACCACCATTGATGGTCGAGGTGTTAATGTCCATATTGCTAATAATGCATGTTTAATGATCTTTAAG gcCACCAACATAATCATTCATAACATTCGAGTTCATCATTGCAAACCTCAAGCTCCTGGGATTGTAATGGGGCCTAAAGGAAAGGTGATTCCTTTAGGACATGTAGACGGAGATGCAATAAGATTGGTTACTGCTTCAAAGATTTGGATTGATCATAATACACTTTATGATTGTCAAGATGGTTTGCTGGATGTGACACGAGGTTCTACTGATGTGACTATCTCCAATAATTGGTTCAAAAACCAAGATAAAGTTATGCTTCTTGGACATGATGATGGATATGTGAGAGACAAGAATATGAAAGTTACAGTGGTGTATAACCATTTTGGACCTAAATGCAATCAACGTATGCCAAG GATTCGTCATGGATATGCACATGTAGCAAACAATCTTTATCAAGGATGGCTTCAATATGCTATTGGTGGAAGCATGGAACCTAGTCTGAAAAGCGAAGCTAATCTCTTTGTAGCACCAAAAATAGGGAACAAAGAG GTGACATGGAGAAAGAGCAATGATACAAATGGAGATAGATGGGATTTTCATTCGGTAAGGGATATGTTTGAAAATGGAGCCTCATTCACTGTAACAAAAGGAGGAAGTATGCAAAAACCGAATTATAGCAAGgaacaaattttcaaagttGTAGATGCCAAATTTGTAAGATCGTTGACACGTTCATCGGGCGTGTTACGtctcaataaaaattatatatattga